The DNA sequence CGCGCGCGGGTTCACCAACAACTGGGGAGCCGACATCGACACCGGGCTCGGCGAGTTCGCCAAGGGCTCGGCAGCCGGAAAGATCGGCCTGCAGTACAAGTCGCGCTGGTGGGAGACCGACCACCACATCTACGGCGGCATCACCGAGACCGACATGGACCTGCAGCACATCTGGTACCCGTCCTACGGCTACGGCCAGCAGAAGGGCCTGATCGTCGGGTACTACAACACCGGCACGGCCGCCAGCACGTACGGCGCGCTGGCGCCGAAGGACCGCGAGGCGCGCGCCGTCGCGCAGGGCGTGAAGATCCACGGCGAGAAGTACGCCACGGAGCTTGAGCACTCGTTCTCGATCGCCTGGCACAAGGTGCCCTACATCGAGGGCTCCTGGGCCTACCCCAAGCAGGACTCGGCGTACTTCCACAAGCTCCAGGAGGGCGCCGGCAACGTGTTCTTCGCCGGCGACTGGATGTCCGAGGTCTCCGCCTGGCAGCACGGCGCGTTCTGGGCCGCGCGCTACGCCGTGCAGGCGCTGCACGAGAAGGCCCTGGCGACGGTCTGACCCTCGCCCGTCGGCGCCGGGCCGTCCGTCCGGACGGCCCGGCGCCCCGATCCCCACAGTGCGCGGCGTGCGCCGCCTGGAGCCAAGGAGTCATCGAGATGGGCATGCTCAAGCCGTGGCACATCATCGTGCTGGTCGTCGTCATCCTGCTGATCTTCGGGGCGCAGCGCCTTCCCGACCTGGCCCGCAGCGTCGGCCAGTCGCTCAAGATCTTCAAGAGCGAGGTCAAGGACCTCACCTCCGACGGCGAGCAGCCGCCCGTCGTCTCGACGGGGGCGCCGACTGCGGCGCCTGAGGCCTGACGGCGAAGGGCGCAGACGGTGCTCGACATCAACGGTGGTGAGCTGCTGGTCATCGCCGTGCTCGCCGTCGTGCTGATCGGGCCCGAACGCCTGCCGCAGTACGCGCAGCAGCTCGCGACGCTCGTGCGCGACGCCAAGCGCTGGCTGGCGCAGGCCAAGGACCGCGTCGCCGACGAGCTCGGCCCCGACGTCGACGTCGACTGGTCGCGACTCGACCCCCGGGCCTACGACCCGCGCGCGATCGTGCGCGAGGCGCTGCTCGACGACCTGCTGCCCGGCGGGGTCCGGCGACCGGCCGGCTCGGTCGAGGACGTCGCCGTGCGGCGCCCCCAGGGCGCGGTGTCGCTGCCCGACGAGCCCGACGGCCCTGACGAACCGGACGGCGTGGCGCACGGCGTCGGCGGCGGCCGCCAGGCCGAGGCGGCCTGACATGGCGTCACCGACCACGGCGCCCGCGCGCGACGCGTCCCGCGAGGCGCTGACCGACTCGCCGCCCGTCGACGGAGCGCGGGCGCCGGGCCGCCGCGCCCGCATGCCGCTGCGCGGGCACCTGCGCGAGCTGCGCACGCGGTCGTTGTGGGTCGCGGTCGGCTTGGCGGTCGGGGCGCTGTTGGGTTGGGCGCTCTACGACCCGCTGCTGGCGCTGCTGACCCGCCCGCTCCACCTCGCCGCGTCGACCGAGCACCGGGACATCGCCCTGAACTTCACGGCGCTTGGCGCGCCGCTCGACATCCGGCTCAAGGTCTCGCTGTTCCTGGCGGTGCTGGTGACCTGCCCGTGGTGGCTCTACCAGGTCTGGGCGTTCATCACCCCGGGCCTGACCGCGCGCGAGCGGCGGTACGCCGTCGGCTTCCTCGGCGCGGCCGTGCCACTGTTCCTCGGCGGCGGGGCGCTCGCCTGGTGGGTGCTGCCGCACGCCGTCAACATCCTCGCCTCGTTCGCGCCCGAGGGGACGTCTCAGCTCGTCAACGCGCAGGACTACCTGACCTTCGTCATGCGGCTGGTGCTGGCCTTCGGGGTCGCGTTCGTGGCGCCGGTGCTGCTGGTCGCGCTCAACCTCGCCGGCGTCGTCCGTCACGAGCCGCTCGCCCGGGGCTGGCGCTGGGCGGTGCTGGCCGCGTTCGTGTTCGCCGCCGTCATGACGCCGACGCCGGACGCGCTGACCATGGTGCTGGTCGCCGCGCCGATCTGCGCGCTCTACTTCGCGGCGCTCGGGGTGGCGGTGTGGCACGACCGCCAGGTCGACGTGCGCGTGTGAGCCGGATCCTTCAGCAGACGCCAGCCGGGCGATGTTTGGCGAGAGGGGGCGTCGTCAGGCTCCTGGGCGCACCGGAGGACTCGCGCCGACGGACGGTGGCCACGAGCTCCAAGCGCTTTCGGAGCACCACGGAAGCCCGGCTGCCCCATTCGGTGACGCGGTTGTTAGGAGCGCTCCGGGCCAACCTCGGACATGTGACGCCCGGCCGACGCCACAGATTGATGACCCCGCGCGGGTTGACCGCCAGAGACAGCGATGACTCTCATGGCCGATCCCAGGCATTCTCAGAGCCAGTTCCTGCCCGGGTGAGTGGCGGGGGAGAGTCACCGATCGCCTCCACCAGCGTTCGTCAGACGGATCATGCGTCGCACGCCGTTGATCCAGTTCTCGCGCAGCGCCTCCTGCGCGGCCGGGATGTCTCCGTCGCACACGGCCCTCGCGATCTTCACGTGCTCAGCGGCCACACGCGAGACGACAGTGTGGTCGGAGACAAGCAGCCGCTCGTAACGATGTATGGCCTGGCGCGTGTTCCGCATCATCTCGCCGAGCCTTTGGTTCGGGCAGCCGCTGGTGAGGAGTGTGTGCCATGCGTCGTCGTTCGCCGCGACGTGTGCGAACTGGACGTGCTCGGCGCGGAAGTCCCCGGCGAGGGTCAGCAGGCGCCTCCCGATCTCCGGGAGCTGATCCGTTGCCGTGAGCGAGACCGCCAGGCCCTCGAGTGCGGAGACGATCGGCGCGAGCTCCTCGAGCTCCTCCGCGCTGAACGGCTTGAAACGAAAACCCTTTCCCTCAACCCAGTCGATCTGGTCGGCCTCCGCGAGTCCGATCAACGCCTCTCGCAGCGGAGTGCGACTCACTCCGAGGTCAGCCGCGAGTTGCGCCTCGCTGATGCTCTGGCCGGGCTCAACAGCCCCTGAACGCATGCGAGCGAGCATCTCGTCGCGGACCTGGCTTCGCAGGGAGTGCCGTCGGATCTTCACGTTCACCGCCCTTCGTCGGTCGTTCTCTGACTCAATCTCCGGGGCCAGATCGGCGGCATCTCGAGCCCGCGCCTGTCCGCACCTGCCTTCGGCAACTCCGCTCCGCGCGCTCCTCGTGTGTCGAGAGCCTGATTGCCAGAGTTGAGGAGCCGCACGGCCTGCGCGTGAAGCTCACGTGTCCCCGCTGCGAGACACGATGTGCCGTTGTGCAGCGTGATCGGCTCACCGAAGGCGTCGGTACACCACCCACCCGCGCCGTTGACGACCGGCACGAGCGCGCACACGTCCGACTCCACGACGTCACCACTCTCCACAGCGATGTCGAGCGCCCCCGACGCGAGACTTCCAAAGCCGAAGGAGCCAGAGCCATACACGCGCCAGGCCGTCGCCGCGCGGAGCGCGTTCGCTCCCGCCTCATGCTCCAGAAGGGTGACTTCTGGATATCCCCATGCGACAACCGCGTCTTCGAGGGATCGCAGGTCTCGAGTACTCGTCTCGACGCCGTTCCTCCGCGTGGCCGAGCCGACCACGCCAACCCATCGATCTCCTGATGCGGGCGCATCGATGACGCCGATGACGGGCTCCGAGCGATGGCAAAGGGCGATCAGGGTGGTGAAGACCGGTATTCCCGCGGCAAAGGCACGGGTGCCGTCGATGGGGTCCAGGACCCAGACGAATTCGGCGTCCCTTCGCTCAGGCTCGAACTCCTCTCCGACGATGCCGTGCCGAGGATACTGGTCGTTGATTCGCGCACGAAGCGTGGACTCGACGACCAAGTCAAACTCCGTCGCCGGATTCGACTCGGATTTGCATTGAGCCGCGGCGCCCGCCGAGTTTCCAGAGAGCAGGCTGCGTGAGATGTCAGCGAGCTGCTCGGCGAACCCGACAAACTCCGCACGGCGAGGGTGATCCGAGAATGACTCAGTCTCGGACATTCTTAACCCTGCGCCGCATTCCATGCCTCTTCGAACGCCTTGCGCTCGGCTGGGCTGTCCTTATCGTCGCGCACGATGTTCAAAGAGGACAGGCTCGGCAGGTCCAGGTATTCGCCAACTTCGATGTCGGTGCGGCTCGGGCGCCGGAACGTCTTCTCGAGAATCTTGATCTGTGTCTCCTTGGAGATCATTGCGTCGACAAGTCGCCGCGCGCCGTCGGGATTCGCTGCCTTCTCGATGACGGCGACCGCCTCGTAGGTGGTCGACACTCCGTCGCTGGGGTAGACGATCCTGATGCTCTCCTGGCCGCCGGCGATGTACGCGTAGATGTTGGACTCGTAACCGAGGCTCACCGCGTACTCGCCCTGCGCGACGGCGGGGTACAGCGTGTCCGTGTCGTCCGTGACCTCAAGATTCTGCACCAGCCGTGCGAAGTCGTCCCCGAGGGCCTTGTACGCGCCGTACAGCGCGGTGTACGTCGTGCCGGAGTCGAGGGGGTTCCCGGAGAGCACCTTTCCCTTCCAGCGAGGATCGGTGAGGTCGCTCCACGAACTCGGAATCGCACCCTCGGGCGTCTGGTCGAGATTCACCATCAGCGCGGCCACATGGACGTTCTGCGCCGTCCATTTGTAGTCGGGCGCGACCGCGTCATCGGGTAGGGCGGCAGCTTCGGGCGACTGGTAGGAGGCGAAGAGTTCGGCATGCCCAGCGAGGACCCCGGGAACAGCGTTGCCGAAGACATCGGCGCTGTTGCTTCCGTCTTCGGCCGCAATGCGCTGCAGGAGCGCGCTCGTCGATCCCTGTTGCACGACGCTCACCTTGAGCGGGGGTTCGAGGGATCCGCCGGCTTCGGTGAAGTTCTGGTTCACCGTGGCGTTGTTGTTGCTGTAGAGCGTTACCGTGTCAGCGCTCGTTGGCGCGCGTTCGCCAGAGCACGAGGCAAGCGTCGCGGCAAGCACCAGCAGTGCCCCGCCTGTCGCCAGAGGTCGTCCCGTCATGGTCTCACTCCTTCTGTGCGGTGGGCTTCTACGTGAACAGTCTGACTTTGAGAACTCGCGTTGCGACGAGAATGGGAGCCAGGGCGAGCACGCAAAGGACGAGCCCGTATGCCGCTGCCTGTCCGTTCATTCCGGCGAACATGAGTTGGAAGATCCGGATATTGATGGTCTCTTGGCCGGCGGAATAGACGACGAGAGAGGCGCTCAGTTCGCCAATGATGGTGACCCAAGTGAGGATCGCCGCTGCCGCAATCCCTGGAAGCATGAGCGGAAGGACCACGCGAGCGAAAGAGCGCAGGGGTGGGACGCCCAGACTGACCGATGCCTCCTCGATCGACTCCGGAATCGAGTGGATGCTGCCGGAGGCGCTTCGCACGCCGTGGGGGAGCCTGCGCACAACGAAGACGAGTATGATGATGAGCGCGGTGCCGGACATATTCCAGGGCCGTCCTCCGAACGACATGACCACTCCGATGCCGAGCACGGTTCCGGACAGAGCCTGGGGGAACATGACGAGATAGGAGAGGAGGGGAGACAGGAGGTTCTTCTTTCGCACAATGACCGTGCTCACGACAGCGCTGAGAATGACGCCGATGATACACGCGACACCTCCGAAAACCAGCGTATTCCTGATCGGGTAGGGATCCGAGACCATGATGCTTGCGAAGTTGTCGACGGAGAACTCCCCCCAGTGGAGCACGGGCCCGGTGCTCTTGGTGAACGCCATCACCGCGGTCAACCCGAAAGGCAGGAGCGTCGCTGCGACGATGATCGTTGCGATACTCGTCAACGCGAAGCCGTGCGGTCCTCGCAGGGGGATCGGCGTCCAGGATCTACCCTGGACCATGTGGTAGCGACGCCCGCCGATAAGGAGGTTCTGTCCGAGGAGCGTGAGAGCGATGATTGCCACTGACACGGTCGCCAGGGTGCTCTGCATCTTCGGATCGGCTCCCGTCTCGGCCAGGAAGACCCTGTAGGTCATCGGGGCGAGGAGTTCGACGCGCTTTCCCACAACCGTGGCGGTTGTGAAGTTGCCCAAGGTGAGAGAGAAGACGAGGATGGTTGTTGAGAGCACGGCGGGGAGGATTGCTGGGATAGTGACTCGCACGCGGGCCCTGAAGGGCGTTGAGCCGAGGCTCACCGCCGCCTCCTCCAATTGTGAGTCGAACCCCTTGAATGCGGCCAGTGTCCCGAGGTAGACATAGGGAAATGAGAATAGCGGCATCACAAGCAGGAGGCCGGCCCAGCCGTACATGCTCGGGAACCCGATCCCCACGTCGCGCAGCCAGTTGCTGACCACTCCGTTGTTTCCCAGCAGCATGAGCCAGGACTGCGAGATGATCAGTTCGGGGATAAGGAGTACGGCGATGGGAAGTGTGCCGAGCACGGACTTTCCCCAGAACCGATAGCGCGTGTTGAAGTAGGCGAGAAAGACTCCGATGACTGTTGAGATCGCTGAGACGAGCGCAGAGAGCAAGAGCGAGTTCCTCAGCGCTCTGAAGTACTTCCCCTCCGTCACGAACTCTCGCCAGCCGTCGAGTCCGCCACCGGTGGCTACGGAGCGAAGGATCACGTTCGCGATCGGCGTCACAACGAAGATGAGCGCGAGCGCGACCGAGATCACGGTGAAGACCAGCCATGGTGAGAGGCTCTGGCCGGGAGTCCTCGGCGCCGGCGGGTGTGTCGGCGCCGGGCGGGAGAGCCTCATGACCTCATCACCAGGACGTCTTCGCGTGGAAACTCCACGCACACACGGTCACCGGGTCCGAAGCCTGGCTCCGAGGCCGCCGTGGACACCTCGATCTCCTGACCGCCCGGAACGCGCACACGGTGGACCTGGCGTGAGCCGAGGAACTGGTGCCTGGTCACTTCGCCGCGCACAGCGGCCCCCAACGTGAGAGCCGCGGCGGAGGCCCCTGACAGCCGCAGGGCCTCGGGTCGCGCAACCGCGAAGACGTCGGCGCCAACGAGTTCGGTGCGCGCGACTCCGCAGAGGGTCGAATCTCCGAGACGAACATCGACGGGGTCACCCGGGACGAACCGCCTGCCCTCGGGAAGGGCCACGCGAAGGACGTTCGCCGCGCCGATAAAGTCGGCTGTATAGGTCGATACCGGGTTGCGGTAGACGTCGGAGGGGCTCCCCAGTTGGTCGATCGTTCCTGCGCGCAGGACGGCCATCCGGTCGGAAAGAGCAAGTGCCTCCTCTTGATCGTGTGTCACGAACACTGTCGTGATGCCGAGCTCACCCTGGATGTCGCTGATCGACTCCCGCACCTGAACGCGCAGCTTCTTGTCGAGATTCGACAGCGGCTCGTCCATCAGGAGCACCCTGGGCTTGATCACGAGGGCGCGTGCGAGCGCCACCCTCTGTCGTTGCCCACCGGAGAGCGCGGCAGGCATCCGATCCCCGAGTCCTGCGATGCCCACCCTCATGAGTACCTCGTCGACCAGTTCTGCGATATCAGATCGATTCGTCTGCCGTGCCTTGAGGCCGTAGGCGACGTTAGCGTTGACAGTTCGATCCGGGAACAGTGCATAGTCCTGAAACACCATGCCGATCTCACGGCGGTACACGGGCAGCTCTGTCACTGCGGTGTCGCCGAAGTGGATTTCACCGGACTCGGGGCTGATGAAGCCTGCGATCGTGCGAAGCAGTGTTGTCTTGCCGCAGCCCGAGGGTCCGAGGAGCGTGAAGAACTCTCCGTCCCCAATAGATAGACTGAGATCGTCGAGCACTCGGTTGCCGCCATACGCGACGCTGAGTCCGTCGATCGTAATCGAAGTCATTGCGGACTCCTTTCGTTGTCGACGCTGACAACTGAACTGTGAGTGCGCTGGCCGCCCAGGGGTGGCGCCTAGGCGGTGCCTCCGCCGTCGACCACAATTGACGCACCGGTGATGTAGCTGGCTCTGTCGCTCGCGAGCCAGACGACGGCCTCGGCGACCTCGTCGGGAGTTCCCATCCTGCCCAAAGGGCGGTCGGCGGCTTGGTCCCTGAAGGCGATCTCATCCTGTCCCAACTGACGCGCCTCGTCGCGCACCATTTGGGTGAGGACGTCGCCGGGGTTGACGGAGTTCACCCGGATGCCCTGACTGCCGTGGTCGATCGCGAGCGCCCGAGACATGTTGACCACGGCGCCCTTGGACGCGCAGTAGGAGATCGCGTTGTCGCCGCCCTTCAGTCCCCATCCGGAGCCTGTGTTGACGATCGATCCGCCGCCTTGGGCGGCCATGATGGGAATCACCCGTCGTGAGACGAGGAACACCGAGCGGACGTTGACGCCCATGACGAGGTCCCAGTCGTCGACGTTGGTGTCGAGGATGTTCGTGCGGCGAATGATGCCGGCGTTATTGAAGAGCACGTCGACGCGGCCGTATGCGCTGAGCACCTCATCGACGGCGGCGTCGACGGCGATGGCGTCGCTGACATCCACCTCGATCGCGATCGACTCGCGTCCGGAGTCGCGGATGTCCTGAGCGACCTGCGCAGCCGCAGCGTGGTCGATGTCGAGCAGGGCGACCCGGGCTCCCTCGCGCGCCATGGCCTTCGATGTCGAGGCCCCGATCCCTCCGCCGCCTCCGGTGACGATGGCGACTTTTCCCTCAAGCAACACGCGCTCCTCCTTTGGTCGCGCTCCGCAATCGGTATCGGCTCGTCGTCCGGACGCCGGTGATGACTGTCACGACTCCGCTGAGTCGGTCATCGGTGGCGGCGTCTCCTGAGTCGATGAGCAGGGGGCGCCCCTGCAGGTCCAGGAGTTTCTGCTCCGACGCCACGACGATGAGGTTCGTGGGTGGGATGGCGTCCAGGACGCGATGCGAGATCTGCTGGTTTCCGCGTCCGATGACAAATCCGTGCCCGCCGATGACCGAGACGACGATGCTGAGGGGTGACCCGGTGGCGACTTCCAGGAGGTCGGCCTCTGACGCGTCGCGGACAAGAGGTACGCCGTCTCGCACGATGTCGACGCCGAGCGGGCCCTTGTCGTAGCCGATCAGCCGTGCGAGCTCCCGCATCGTGCTGCCAGGACCGATGGCCGTCGTTCGCTCGGCGCTGACCCTTGCGAACGCCCCTTGGGCGGCGGCGGCGACGGCGTCTCGCTCGCCCGTGGGGACGGAGCCCTTTCGCGCCTGAGTTCGGCCTGCGATGACCGGCACCCTCATGACGCTGTACACCGTCGGGGCGACGACCTTCTGTCGCAGCGTCTCCTCGTCGACGTCGAGTACGTCTCGGACTGCCGTCGGCACGTGGCCGCCTTCCCAGGCCGCTGCGGTCGCGCCAGCCGCCTGGGGTGAGACTCCGAAGACGCCGGAGTACATCTTGACGCCGCTTGGCACGCCGAGTCCTGCGGCGCCATCGGGTAGCGACAAGGCCACGTCCCGTGCGGTTCCGTCGCCACCGGCGAAGAGCACGAGATCCACCCCCTCGTCGATGAAGGCTCGTACGGCGGCCACCGTGTCGCATGCTCTTGTCGGGTATGTCGGGCTGAAGACCACTCGTGGCGAGAGCGCCGCTTCGCGGACGGCGTCCTCGCCCATCCTCCCCGCGACGGTGACCAGCCGGGCTGAGGGGACCTTCCGGGCGACCACACGCAGCGCCTGCGCCATGCGTTCGTGGGCGCGTGATCGTCCGCCGCGCGCCTCTGCAAGCCGCTGGATGTCGACGCCGTCGGAGCCGGACAGGCCCGCGGTTCCGCCGACCCCAGCCACGGGGTTCACCAGCACGCCGATCATGGCGACCCACGCGTTCCGAAGTACTTGCGGCGGTAGGCGCGCCAGGTGACTGCCCATCGCTCGGGATCATCGAGGTCCGCGTGCTCAGTCCGGTGCACGGTGGAGCGGTGCGGAGCAGTCTGAACTGTCTCGGGGCTCTCGTGCGCCTCGCGGCTCACCTCGGCGAGCGATGCCGCATAGAGATCGAGCTCCTGCCTCGAGTAGGACTCCGTGGGCTCGAGCGTGAACGGCTGTGGCACGACGTGCGGATGATGACTCGTCCAGTAGTGCAGGCCGTAGTCAGCCATCCGGAGTCCGATCTCCTCGGAGCTCACGCCCGTGGCCTCGAAGAGCTCTTTCCAGGAGTACCGCACTTGCTCGATCCGGCGTCGGCCCTGGGCATAGGGGACGCTCGCCCCGGGAATCCGGCGCACGAGTTCAAGCAGATAGTTATTGTTGAGCACCGCGATTTCGGCGACCTCGCGAAGACCCTCTGCGCCGAGCGAGCGAATCCAGGAGTACGCGCGCACAATGTTCGGCACGACCCCGTAGAACGGCGCGACCGCACCGATCGATCGAGGCGCCGCACCCGTCGTGACGAATCGATCGCCCTTTTTGACCACTCGTGGACCAGGCAGGAGCTCCGCGAGCTTCTCAGTCACTGCGTTCACGCCGCCTCCGGGCCCGCCAGACCCGTGGGGCGTGCTGAAGGTCTTGTGAAGGTTGAAGTGGCAGAGGTCGAACCCGGCTTCGCGTGCACGGGTGATCCCGAGTATGCCGTTGGCATTGGCCTGATCATAGGAGGCGAGGGCGCCGACGGCGTGCGCTGTCTCCACCCAGCCTCGAATGTCTGGGTTGAAGATCCCCGTATCCTCTGGATTCGTGACCATGATCGCGGCTGTGCGGTCGCTGATCGCCGACTCGAACGCGCCGCGGTCCGGATAGCCGCTCTCGTCCGGATAGATGGTGATGACGTCGTAACCCGCAGCCTTGGCCGCCGCCGCGTTCGACGGATGGCTGAAGATCGTCGTGATCACCTCGCGCCGCCGCCCGCCCTCGCCACGGAGGTCGTGATACGCGCGGATGAGCGAGGCGTTCATCCAGATTGCCGACGAGCCGCCTTGGGTCTGCAGCGACACCGCATCCATCCCGGAAATTGCCCTCATTATCTCCTGAAGTTGCCAGATGATCTCCAGCACACCCTGGACATCGTCGTCGTCCTGCATGGGGTGCAAGGACTTGAGCTTCGGTGTGTCGATGAGCCGTTCGTTGACCTTCGGCGAGTACTTCATCGTGCAGGTCCCTTGGCCGACATCGATGTTCAGATCCGCGCCAAGGGTTCCCTGCGACAGGCGCAAGTAGTGCTTCAGGACGCGCATCTGCCCGATCTCGGGGAGGTCGAGGCGCGATCTGCGACGGAGGGACTTCGGGACGAGGGCGGCCGCGTCGCCGACCACCGCGGAGACTTCGGATTCGACGGCGGACACGAGGACGCCCCGTTGCCCCGGCGCGTGGAGATCGAAGATGATCCGCTCGTCCCACCGGGCTTGGTGGAACCGGGGAAGATGCGGCTTCGGCAGGAGTGGAAGGCTCATTGCCGCGCCCCGTTCTGCGCGTCGACGTCGCCCAGAGCCGCGGCGATGGCGTCTGCGAGACGGTCGATCTCCTCGCGCGTCGTCATCTCCGTGACGCAGATGAGCAGACTCCGTTCGTCGAGCACGACACCCGCGTCGATCTGTGCGCGGCGGGTCGCCGCGACGACGTCGACCGCGCTCGCGCTCTCGAACTCGACGCAGAACTCTCGGAAGTGCAGCGCGGGGTCACTGAGCCTGGCGCCGGGGATCGCTGCGACTCGCCGCTGCGCGTAGGCGGTGCGGGCGAGGATGGTCTCGCCAATGTCGCGCATTCCGCGGGGTCCCATCAGGGCGAGATAGACGCCAGCGGCGATACCCCAGAGGGCGGCTGCCGTCCCCACCCACTCCTTCCCCTCTTCGCGCAGCGCGAACGACGTTCTTTCGTAGGCGACGTCTCCGAAGCCGAGTTCGCCCGGCACGGATGTGCTCGCGAGGCCGAAGAGGCGAGACGGCAGCTCCATCACGAACTGAGGGTCGTCGTGCAGTGCGATGAAGCCGCCGCGGGCGCCGCCAAACCACTGGTGCAGACCAAGTGACTGGATCTCGCCGGTGACGATGTCGGCACCCAACCCCGCGGGCGGCTCCAAGACGCCGTAGAGAAGCGGCTCCGTGCCGACCACGACGATTGCCCCCGCTGCGTGGGCGAGCTGCGAGATCTCTGACAGGTTCTCCTCGATCGATCCCCGCACGCTGGGTGTCTCAATCCAGACGGCCGCGACATCGTCGTCGAGTGATGCGGGAAGCGCGGAGATGTTGGCCACGCTGGCGCTCGTCGGGATTGTCTCGACGCTGAGGAACCCGCTGACGAAGTCGCGGACCTTGTCGAGCTTGTGCGGGTGAGGGTCGCTCAACTGCAACACGCGCCGACGCCCGGTGATGCGGCCCGCCATGGCGACTGCGGTTGCCGCCGCCTGGTAGCCGTCGTAGGTCGGAACGTTGACGACATCCATCCCGAGGAGCTCCCCCATCAGGGATTGGTATTCGAACAGCGCTTGGAACCGTCCGTGGTCGTCGTACGGTTCACCGGCGTAGGCGGTGAGGAACTCGCTCCGTCCGATGACCTCGTCCACTACTGCGGGCACCGAGTGCCGATAGACCCCGAAACCTAGAAACGAGGTCCGCTCATCCGTGGATGCGTTTCTGGACAGG is a window from the Xylanimonas ulmi genome containing:
- the gcvPB gene encoding aminomethyl-transferring glycine dehydrogenase subunit GcvPB → MSLPLLPKPHLPRFHQARWDERIIFDLHAPGQRGVLVSAVESEVSAVVGDAAALVPKSLRRRSRLDLPEIGQMRVLKHYLRLSQGTLGADLNIDVGQGTCTMKYSPKVNERLIDTPKLKSLHPMQDDDDVQGVLEIIWQLQEIMRAISGMDAVSLQTQGGSSAIWMNASLIRAYHDLRGEGGRRREVITTIFSHPSNAAAAKAAGYDVITIYPDESGYPDRGAFESAISDRTAAIMVTNPEDTGIFNPDIRGWVETAHAVGALASYDQANANGILGITRAREAGFDLCHFNLHKTFSTPHGSGGPGGGVNAVTEKLAELLPGPRVVKKGDRFVTTGAAPRSIGAVAPFYGVVPNIVRAYSWIRSLGAEGLREVAEIAVLNNNYLLELVRRIPGASVPYAQGRRRIEQVRYSWKELFEATGVSSEEIGLRMADYGLHYWTSHHPHVVPQPFTLEPTESYSRQELDLYAASLAEVSREAHESPETVQTAPHRSTVHRTEHADLDDPERWAVTWRAYRRKYFGTRGSP
- the gcvPA gene encoding aminomethyl-transferring glycine dehydrogenase subunit GcvPA, translating into MSLAPFNVELVRGVAMPLSYVHPYIPNSASEVRQAMLDAINATSVEELFADVPEALRVQGALDLPPALPVEQDLARHVADLLSRNASTDERTSFLGFGVYRHSVPAVVDEVIGRSEFLTAYAGEPYDDHGRFQALFEYQSLMGELLGMDVVNVPTYDGYQAAATAVAMAGRITGRRRVLQLSDPHPHKLDKVRDFVSGFLSVETIPTSASVANISALPASLDDDVAAVWIETPSVRGSIEENLSEISQLAHAAGAIVVVGTEPLLYGVLEPPAGLGADIVTGEIQSLGLHQWFGGARGGFIALHDDPQFVMELPSRLFGLASTSVPGELGFGDVAYERTSFALREEGKEWVGTAAALWGIAAGVYLALMGPRGMRDIGETILARTAYAQRRVAAIPGARLSDPALHFREFCVEFESASAVDVVAATRRAQIDAGVVLDERSLLICVTEMTTREEIDRLADAIAAALGDVDAQNGARQ